A genomic segment from Chloroflexota bacterium encodes:
- a CDS encoding ISNCY family transposase has product MMEHVTLTQQEQARLQVLNNLLAGYMTTEQAATLIGVSTRHTRRILAAYRQEGAAALAHGNRGRRPANATPDGMADAVVALAQTRYAGVNHTHLSELLGEREGIEIGRSTLHRLLVKAGVSSPRSRRPPKHRVRRQRMPLEGMLLQIDGSHHRWLGKDGPQFTLLIAVDDATGCVAGALFCQEETTRDYFEMLEELMGHWGIPLALYSDRHSVFKQTSGRGRKVRTATQFTRAMDELGIQLVFARSPQGKGRVERMAGTFQDRLISELRLAGASTIPEANAVLADFLPRFNGRFKVPARQPGVVYRPLDPDIYLDRILCYKHWRTVARDNTVKYRWRTLQLLPDVEPGTYAGSKVEVLEGLDGTLRVQHERYIIPSQEAPPRPGVLRDTTQMIARDVHPNNADSGWMHRYAQIAAGAAADGVNGTHQPVTVLRRKPNRRQRAWWKAIH; this is encoded by the coding sequence ATGATGGAGCATGTGACATTGACGCAGCAAGAACAGGCAAGACTTCAGGTACTCAACAACTTACTGGCGGGATACATGACGACGGAGCAGGCAGCGACACTGATCGGAGTGAGCACACGCCACACCAGGCGCATACTGGCGGCATATCGACAGGAGGGAGCAGCCGCACTCGCTCACGGCAACAGGGGTCGCAGACCTGCCAACGCTACACCGGATGGAATGGCTGATGCAGTCGTTGCCCTGGCGCAGACCAGATACGCAGGAGTCAACCATACGCACCTGAGCGAGTTGCTCGGCGAGAGGGAAGGCATCGAGATCGGCAGGAGCACGCTCCATCGCCTACTGGTGAAGGCTGGGGTGAGCAGTCCTCGCAGCAGGCGTCCGCCGAAGCATCGCGTGCGTCGACAGAGGATGCCCCTTGAAGGGATGCTGCTTCAGATAGACGGCAGCCATCACAGGTGGTTGGGGAAGGACGGACCGCAGTTCACGTTGCTGATCGCGGTGGACGATGCCACCGGGTGTGTGGCCGGTGCACTCTTCTGTCAGGAGGAGACCACCCGCGACTACTTCGAGATGCTCGAGGAACTGATGGGGCACTGGGGCATACCGCTGGCGCTCTACTCCGACAGGCACTCCGTCTTCAAGCAGACTTCCGGGAGAGGACGGAAGGTGAGGACTGCCACGCAGTTCACTCGCGCGATGGACGAGTTGGGCATACAGCTGGTGTTCGCACGGTCACCACAGGGCAAGGGTCGGGTGGAACGTATGGCGGGAACCTTCCAGGACAGGCTGATCAGCGAGCTTCGCCTCGCCGGTGCGTCCACCATCCCCGAAGCCAACGCTGTACTCGCGGACTTCCTGCCTCGCTTCAACGGACGCTTCAAGGTGCCGGCACGGCAGCCCGGTGTGGTGTACCGTCCACTTGATCCCGACATCTATCTTGACCGTATCCTCTGCTACAAGCACTGGCGCACGGTCGCCAGGGACAACACAGTGAAGTATCGCTGGCGTACTCTGCAGCTGCTGCCTGATGTGGAGCCGGGGACCTATGCCGGATCGAAGGTGGAAGTGCTGGAGGGACTGGACGGAACTCTGCGGGTGCAGCACGAGAGGTACATCATCCCGTCACAGGAGGCTCCACCCCGTCCGGGAGTCTTGCGTGACACTACTCAGATGATCGCTCGGGACGTTCATCCCAACAACGCGGACAGCGGCTGGATGCACAGATACGCGCAGATCGCGGCGGGCGCAGCCGCTGATGGTGTCAACGGAACACATCAGCCCGTCACTGTGCTGCGCAGGAAGCCCAATCGGCGACAGAGGGCGTGGTGGAAGGCTATCCATTGA
- a CDS encoding tyrosine-type recombinase/integrase: MELADDEKSMSTIRLAVAAIVNAHSRVGLESPQTAGVTETFRGLSRQLGVSQKQARPLDADALAAIRATALNPRISRGGSLESEETALRRGRLDIALASVMSDASLRISEAAALRWRDVLDAEDGAGLVYIERSKTDQAGEGAYVVVTPDTLTSLKQLRGDTETWTDDDLAFGLSKSQISRRVDSMARVAGLGEGYSGHSGRVGLAIRMTRRGAPLQAVQTHGRWKSPSMPARYTRSEKALVALKWLV; the protein is encoded by the coding sequence GTGGAGCTTGCAGACGATGAAAAGAGCATGTCCACGATCCGGCTTGCGGTCGCCGCTATCGTCAATGCTCACAGCCGCGTTGGACTGGAGTCACCCCAGACTGCCGGCGTCACCGAGACGTTTCGGGGACTGTCACGGCAGTTGGGTGTCAGCCAGAAGCAGGCAAGACCACTTGATGCCGATGCGCTCGCCGCGATCCGGGCGACGGCGCTCAATCCGAGGATATCCAGGGGAGGCTCGCTTGAGTCGGAGGAGACCGCGCTTAGGCGCGGCCGGCTGGACATCGCTCTGGCGTCCGTGATGTCTGACGCGAGCCTTCGGATATCTGAGGCCGCAGCTCTCAGGTGGCGCGACGTGCTTGATGCCGAGGATGGCGCAGGGCTGGTGTACATCGAGCGATCGAAAACAGATCAGGCAGGGGAAGGGGCCTATGTGGTGGTCACTCCTGACACCCTGACTTCGTTGAAGCAGCTGCGAGGGGACACTGAGACGTGGACCGATGATGATCTCGCCTTCGGGCTGTCGAAGTCGCAGATAAGCCGGCGAGTGGACAGCATGGCAAGGGTTGCGGGCCTGGGAGAGGGGTACTCTGGACACTCCGGTCGTGTGGGCCTGGCGATCAGGATGACGCGACGGGGAGCTCCGCTTCAGGCGGTGCAGACTCACGGCCGCTGGAAGTCGCCGTCGATGCCGGCGAGGTATACCAGGAGCGAGAAGGCGCTTGTGGCCCTCAAGTGGCTCGTCTAA
- a CDS encoding ATP-binding protein gives MSDRPTLLLEHHLKELKLPTFLREYGKIAAQCASEGVDHPDYLLRLSEMELIDRRHRLVARRIKAARFPAVKSLDTFDFTAIPSVNRQLVTQLARCEYIEHRENVIAIGNSGTGKTHIALGLGLAACQKGLTVGFTTASALVNELMEARDEMKLLNLQKRLARLKLLIIDELGFVPLSRTGAELLFDVFSQRYERGSILVTTNLPFDEWTEMFGSERLTGALLDRLTHHVHIIEMNGDSYRLRQSGRATAASS, from the coding sequence GTGAGCGACAGGCCGACACTGCTGCTGGAACATCACTTGAAGGAGCTGAAGCTGCCGACCTTCCTCAGGGAGTACGGCAAGATAGCGGCCCAGTGCGCCTCTGAGGGTGTGGACCATCCGGATTACCTGCTGAGGCTGTCGGAAATGGAACTCATAGACCGCCGACACCGCCTGGTGGCGCGCAGGATCAAGGCCGCGCGCTTCCCCGCGGTCAAGAGCCTCGACACCTTCGACTTCACCGCCATACCGTCGGTGAACAGGCAGCTCGTGACGCAGCTTGCGCGCTGCGAGTACATCGAGCATCGTGAGAACGTAATCGCCATAGGCAACAGCGGTACCGGCAAGACGCACATCGCGCTGGGACTGGGACTCGCCGCCTGCCAGAAGGGACTGACGGTCGGCTTCACCACAGCGTCGGCCCTGGTGAACGAGCTTATGGAGGCACGGGACGAGATGAAGCTGCTGAACCTGCAGAAGAGGCTTGCCCGCCTCAAGCTGCTGATCATCGACGAACTGGGCTTCGTGCCGCTGTCACGCACTGGAGCGGAACTGCTCTTCGATGTCTTCAGCCAGAGATACGAGCGTGGCTCGATCCTGGTGACAACGAACCTGCCATTCGACGAATGGACCGAGATGTTCGGGTCGGAGAGGCTGACCGGCGCTCTTCTTGACAGGCTCACTCACCACGTTCACATCATCGAGATGAACGGCGACAGTTACCGCCTCAGACAGAGCGGTAGAGCAACCGCTGCATCGTCCTGA
- a CDS encoding site-specific integrase produces the protein MAEYLLVQQHRLAIPVPDQPQNHLSVRNARAGLRVSEALALEIADLSLDAELPTIRVRQGKGRKSRIVPVHPELGAAFSVALSYGNVSEGRLIDVHRSTAWRWVQRAHARAEQLGAVPPGRHLGNHTLRHSYARHLLMNGIPINYLSRWLGHSSIQTTLIYLELVPDPTGSLAMVP, from the coding sequence ATTGCGGAGTATCTCTTGGTCCAACAGCACAGACTTGCTATTCCTGTTCCAGACCAGCCACAAAACCACCTTTCTGTAAGAAATGCGAGAGCCGGCCTGCGCGTATCGGAGGCACTGGCGCTTGAGATCGCGGACCTGTCGCTCGATGCCGAACTGCCGACGATTCGTGTAAGACAGGGCAAGGGCAGGAAATCAAGGATTGTGCCTGTGCATCCGGAGCTTGGTGCTGCATTCTCCGTCGCGCTGTCCTACGGCAATGTCTCCGAGGGTCGCCTCATTGACGTTCACCGGAGCACGGCCTGGCGCTGGGTGCAGCGGGCGCACGCGAGAGCCGAGCAGCTCGGGGCGGTTCCACCGGGCCGCCATCTCGGAAACCATACGCTGCGACACAGCTACGCACGGCATCTTCTGATGAACGGCATCCCCATCAACTACCTGTCGCGCTGGCTGGGGCACTCATCGATACAGACGACACTGATCTACCTAGAGCTTGTGCCGGATCCGACGGGGAGCCTGGCGATGGTGCCGTGA
- a CDS encoding toprim domain-containing protein — protein sequence MSAGFACACWSGGSGSAGTINFDEIDGVDVVLFPDNDHDGIRAMRAIGNRMDGVARSVRVVDLAGMPDRADIADISTDDARRRIATSRGFAHFLRATGGPIREKGAQQPIKLSSELRRLAHVMNFDSGTYLADFSADPTFNESGLAHIVLENQAEKLLAVTGNEGVEFLVLRRNGTWSRDAGDLRRLISSVGKHYLRRMVNCGDQPPYDDDGTFFSAVRALRAVEQG from the coding sequence ATGAGTGCCGGATTCGCCTGCGCTTGCTGGAGCGGAGGTAGCGGTTCCGCCGGAACCATCAACTTTGACGAGATCGACGGTGTGGATGTGGTGCTGTTTCCGGACAATGACCACGACGGCATAAGGGCGATGCGCGCCATCGGCAACAGGATGGACGGCGTCGCCCGCTCGGTGCGGGTCGTGGACCTCGCGGGCATGCCCGACAGGGCGGACATAGCCGACATATCTACAGACGACGCCAGAAGGCGCATTGCGACCAGCAGAGGCTTCGCTCACTTCCTCAGGGCCACGGGTGGGCCGATCAGGGAGAAGGGCGCACAGCAGCCTATCAAGCTCTCCTCCGAGTTGCGGCGTCTGGCTCATGTAATGAACTTCGACTCCGGGACGTATCTCGCCGACTTCAGCGCAGACCCAACCTTCAACGAATCGGGCCTCGCCCATATTGTTTTGGAGAACCAGGCCGAGAAGCTGCTGGCGGTCACCGGCAATGAAGGCGTCGAGTTCCTGGTGCTGCGACGGAACGGCACGTGGAGCCGTGACGCAGGGGACCTTCGCCGCCTGATCTCAAGCGTGGGCAAGCATTACCTGAGAAGGATGGTCAATTGCGGCGATCAGCCGCCGTACGACGACGACGGGACATTCTTCTCGGCGGTCAGGGCACTGAGAGCGGTGGAACAGGGTTAG
- a CDS encoding PIN domain-containing protein: MRLTDTNVLLYAVSPLPEEAHKRRRARDLLKRSDLAVSVQVFQEFYYQATRRTRLGRLTHDDALAFLGTLLKFPVQDVTLDVFRDAVAISRRYQLSYWDSAILAAARALGCDAVYSEDLSAQQDYDGLQVINPFREEMEVR; this comes from the coding sequence ATGCGACTCACTGACACCAACGTGCTGCTCTACGCCGTCAGCCCATTGCCGGAAGAGGCCCACAAACGCCGGCGCGCCCGCGATCTGTTGAAACGATCTGATTTAGCGGTCTCAGTGCAAGTATTTCAGGAGTTCTACTACCAGGCAACACGCCGCACACGCTTGGGCCGTTTGACCCACGATGATGCGTTGGCTTTTCTGGGAACTCTCCTGAAATTCCCTGTCCAAGATGTCACACTTGATGTGTTCCGTGACGCCGTTGCAATCAGTAGGCGCTATCAGCTGTCCTATTGGGACAGCGCGATTCTTGCGGCAGCTCGTGCCCTGGGGTGCGATGCGGTCTATTCCGAAGACCTGAGCGCGCAGCAAGACTACGATGGCCTGCAGGTGATAAATCCATTCCGAGAGGAAATGGAAGTCCGATAA
- a CDS encoding response regulator transcription factor: MREIYELKGKGRSIRGIAEDLGISRATVRKYVRSPGGPKPEPRVKRGSKLDGYKE, from the coding sequence GTGAGAGAGATCTACGAGTTGAAGGGCAAGGGGAGGTCGATCCGCGGGATCGCGGAGGATCTTGGCATATCGAGGGCCACGGTACGCAAGTATGTGCGGTCGCCAGGGGGCCCCAAGCCCGAGCCGAGAGTGAAGAGGGGATCGAAGCTGGACGGCTACAAGGAGTAG
- a CDS encoding transposase: MPTFIRCHLNAFDYFGGVLRRCLYDNAKVVVIERDDEDGDHEWNSRMLDFARRVGFELRLCKPYRAQTKGKVENGVKYVKGNFWPSVRFSDDADLNRQALAWCVEVANERVHGTTEKVPKAMLGIERSSLGALPERSTLGVYLREDRKVGRDGYVNWDGSRYGVPWSWSSNMAQVGVNAGMVEIWCGNESLAVHPRAHRRGQRLTLPGQWDGSVNGETRPKREALAVQVSAQQVERRSLDIYELLAGGGVRCSLLNRHAATWRRWV, from the coding sequence GTGCCGACGTTCATCAGGTGTCACCTGAACGCCTTCGACTACTTCGGCGGAGTGCTGAGGCGCTGCCTGTACGACAACGCCAAGGTGGTGGTTATCGAACGCGATGACGAGGACGGCGATCACGAGTGGAACTCTCGGATGCTGGACTTCGCACGCAGGGTTGGCTTCGAGCTGAGGCTGTGCAAGCCATACAGGGCGCAGACGAAGGGGAAGGTTGAGAACGGCGTGAAGTACGTGAAGGGGAACTTCTGGCCGTCTGTGCGGTTCAGTGACGACGCCGACCTGAACAGGCAGGCACTGGCATGGTGTGTCGAAGTCGCCAACGAGCGAGTGCACGGCACGACCGAGAAGGTTCCGAAGGCGATGCTTGGCATCGAGCGCAGCAGCCTCGGTGCGCTGCCTGAGCGTTCCACCCTGGGCGTGTACCTTCGCGAGGACCGCAAGGTAGGACGTGACGGATACGTGAACTGGGACGGATCGCGGTACGGAGTACCGTGGTCGTGGTCAAGCAACATGGCGCAAGTCGGCGTTAACGCCGGGATGGTGGAGATATGGTGTGGTAACGAGAGCCTGGCGGTGCATCCTCGGGCGCACAGGCGCGGACAGAGGCTGACACTGCCCGGCCAGTGGGACGGGTCGGTGAACGGTGAGACGAGGCCCAAGCGTGAAGCTTTGGCGGTGCAGGTGTCAGCCCAGCAGGTTGAGCGTCGTTCGCTGGACATATACGAGCTGCTGGCCGGTGGAGGTGTGCGATGCTCGCTCTTGAACAGGCACGCAGCCACCTGGAGACGCTGGGTATGA
- a CDS encoding helix-turn-helix domain-containing protein, translating into MALENLRDAGCQTAYIDGSFGTDKEHPNDYDACWEEAGVDPYLLDPVLLTFDLGRATQKAKYLGGCSSPPLLQTQKVCLFWNSSRRTGIPENRGNCRHRSGGTDMIKNERQYRITRVQVRRFERSLEVLLQSNEEEEDIHPLIAKAREDAIRSQLSDLRSELREYEALKAGDFELDQLGVVSGLPAMLIKARIARGMSQRDLAERIGLKEQQIQRYEATDYASVSLSRIKDIVGELSEENSLHG; encoded by the coding sequence ATGGCTCTTGAGAACTTGAGAGACGCCGGCTGCCAGACAGCTTACATAGACGGGAGTTTCGGCACAGACAAGGAGCACCCGAACGACTACGACGCATGTTGGGAAGAGGCCGGAGTCGATCCCTATCTGCTGGACCCGGTTCTGCTAACCTTCGACCTGGGAAGGGCGACACAGAAAGCGAAGTATCTGGGGGGCTGTTCCTCGCCTCCGTTGTTGCAAACGCAGAAGGTCTGTCTTTTCTGGAATTCTTCCAGACGGACGGGGATACCGGAGAACCGAGGGAATTGTCGTCATCGATCTGGAGGAACTGACATGATCAAGAACGAGAGACAATACCGTATCACCAGGGTCCAGGTGAGACGCTTCGAGCGATCGCTGGAAGTGCTTCTGCAGAGCAACGAAGAGGAAGAGGATATACATCCACTAATCGCCAAGGCGCGTGAGGACGCAATACGCAGCCAGCTTTCAGATCTCAGGTCTGAGCTTCGGGAGTATGAGGCCCTGAAGGCTGGTGATTTCGAGTTGGACCAGCTTGGAGTCGTGTCCGGCCTGCCGGCGATGCTCATCAAGGCTCGGATCGCGCGGGGAATGAGTCAGAGGGACCTGGCTGAGCGGATCGGGCTGAAGGAGCAGCAGATACAGCGCTATGAGGCCACCGACTATGCTTCGGTCAGCCTCTCCCGGATTAAGGATATTGTTGGTGAGTTGAGTGAAGAGAATTCCCTACATGGCTAA
- a CDS encoding tetratricopeptide repeat protein, whose translation MLQSEVSQMVGKLWRRATNVFKSGQKETFLEAGINYLNAGEYGEALSCFDELIRVDPINSEAYRLKGNVYWAAGDLDTALAHYDKAIELGMHGIDVNYGDAEAYTSRGLIYYNKGAHDYAISDFTRAIDILPTQMLHDREEKTFESEEARLRSQEYISHFSARIAAVHNNRGNAYRAVGEFDKAIEDYGAAIRLRPGVSVYHSNRGGTHVFKGEFSEAMPDLREALLMDPRNEQAYVSRGHAFTEGGDYDEAAEDFRKAIELNTDYVTYYFSNAYYAGADSGVRPYTPYDIINTIRQFNIVDGVRDAVDSWRARQGLPEAMPSSALGKAALKIATRYAEEEIKSPEQVYREFDQYVLEGEDEYAGWSGMAFYRETWPMHTPDEEIIEGMAEVLRRQLSDLAYEDLGFGIACGYTDDSHSRFGVFVAIGYGTTDGSAYAVRHINNAREAAGVPRLRINYPLRSMARKYRPMAEIPDDDTLREDITRYGYLGPGWRARWYFNGAHSPLLRDVLPEAFALEETSPYTLLLRHDKTGELAASALLADHQDILLRSDWQDIAVTTRISGSQGEEKVQAEFLIAWKIPHDAERPSHFPPEPENSREVPLE comes from the coding sequence ATGTTACAGAGCGAGGTTAGCCAAATGGTTGGAAAATTATGGCGACGCGCAACCAACGTGTTCAAGTCAGGACAAAAAGAAACCTTCCTCGAAGCGGGCATCAACTACTTGAACGCCGGAGAGTACGGCGAGGCCCTGTCCTGCTTCGACGAGCTCATCAGAGTCGATCCCATCAACAGCGAGGCCTACCGCCTCAAGGGGAACGTTTACTGGGCGGCCGGCGATCTCGATACGGCGTTGGCTCACTATGACAAGGCCATTGAGCTGGGCATGCACGGAATCGACGTCAACTACGGCGACGCCGAGGCATACACGTCCCGTGGACTGATCTACTACAACAAGGGCGCACACGACTACGCCATCAGTGACTTCACGAGGGCCATCGACATTCTCCCAACCCAAATGCTCCACGACCGTGAGGAGAAGACGTTTGAGAGCGAGGAGGCGAGGCTGCGCTCGCAAGAATACATAAGCCACTTCTCCGCCAGAATTGCCGCCGTACACAACAACAGAGGGAATGCTTACAGAGCGGTTGGAGAATTTGACAAGGCCATAGAAGACTACGGAGCGGCAATCAGACTACGACCGGGAGTATCTGTGTACCACAGCAACAGAGGGGGCACTCACGTTTTCAAGGGCGAGTTTTCAGAGGCGATGCCAGACCTGAGAGAAGCGCTGCTCATGGACCCCCGGAACGAACAGGCTTATGTATCCAGGGGGCATGCCTTCACCGAGGGGGGAGACTATGACGAGGCCGCAGAGGACTTTCGCAAGGCGATTGAGCTGAATACGGATTACGTCACATATTATTTCAGCAACGCCTACTACGCCGGCGCGGACAGCGGCGTCCGTCCATACACTCCTTATGACATCATCAACACAATTAGGCAATTCAACATCGTGGATGGAGTGCGAGATGCGGTTGATTCCTGGAGGGCGCGGCAGGGCCTGCCGGAAGCGATGCCAAGTTCGGCCTTGGGGAAGGCGGCGCTGAAGATCGCAACAAGATATGCCGAGGAAGAAATAAAAAGCCCGGAGCAGGTCTACAGGGAATTCGATCAATATGTCTTGGAAGGCGAGGACGAGTATGCAGGCTGGTCAGGCATGGCCTTTTACAGGGAGACGTGGCCGATGCATACGCCGGATGAGGAGATAATTGAGGGAATGGCCGAAGTGCTGCGCCGTCAGTTAAGCGACCTGGCATACGAAGACTTGGGTTTCGGAATAGCGTGCGGGTATACCGACGACTCGCACTCACGCTTCGGTGTCTTCGTGGCCATCGGTTACGGAACTACGGACGGTAGTGCCTACGCTGTTAGACACATCAACAACGCTCGTGAAGCGGCAGGCGTCCCGAGGCTCAGGATAAATTATCCTCTGCGGTCGATGGCGCGAAAATACAGGCCTATGGCAGAAATTCCGGATGATGACACCCTACGCGAGGACATAACGCGATATGGTTACCTCGGTCCCGGGTGGAGAGCACGTTGGTACTTCAACGGAGCGCACAGCCCATTGCTCAGGGACGTTCTACCGGAGGCATTCGCTCTCGAAGAGACCTCACCATACACTCTTTTACTCAGGCACGACAAGACGGGCGAACTGGCGGCATCGGCTCTCCTTGCAGACCACCAGGATATCCTGTTGCGGTCTGACTGGCAGGATATCGCAGTGACCACTAGAATTTCAGGATCGCAAGGGGAAGAAAAAGTGCAGGCAGAGTTTCTCATCGCCTGGAAGATTCCTCATGACGCCGAGCGCCCATCGCACTTTCCGCCGGAGCCTGAAAACTCACGTGAAGTCCCGCTGGAGTGA
- a CDS encoding endonuclease/exonuclease/phosphatase family protein has product MIQGDKAMTMSLVNWNVQWATPRSRRTPEIRKQIDLHSPDVICLTETSEDLLAPDGHVISSQPDYGYPLTKNRRKVILWSRYPWEHVDDLGDGDMPPGRYVSGVTRTPVGEVTVIGTCIPWSGSRTEDYRKSERKKRWEDHARYLKGLTNLLEGVQDRPLIVTGDFNQRIGQGRSVPHQLRTALKGAMPKHLTIATSVLGHRGRRCIDHMALSDEFAAESLSVISNIAGSSKLSDHCGVAAVISVQS; this is encoded by the coding sequence ATGATTCAAGGAGACAAAGCTATGACAATGAGCCTGGTCAACTGGAACGTGCAGTGGGCAACTCCCAGATCACGACGAACCCCTGAAATCCGCAAACAGATCGACCTCCATAGCCCTGACGTTATCTGTTTGACTGAGACCTCCGAGGATCTGCTGGCACCAGACGGGCATGTAATCTCCTCGCAGCCCGATTATGGATACCCACTCACGAAGAACAGGCGAAAGGTCATACTCTGGTCCCGGTATCCCTGGGAGCACGTTGATGATCTGGGGGACGGGGACATGCCTCCTGGCCGCTACGTGTCCGGAGTAACGCGGACTCCGGTTGGCGAGGTGACAGTGATCGGAACCTGCATTCCCTGGAGCGGGTCCAGAACCGAGGATTACCGAAAGTCAGAACGGAAGAAGCGTTGGGAGGATCACGCACGTTATCTAAAAGGGCTTACCAATCTGCTAGAAGGCGTGCAAGATCGACCATTGATCGTAACGGGTGACTTCAACCAGAGGATAGGCCAAGGGAGATCTGTGCCGCACCAACTGCGAACAGCATTGAAAGGAGCAATGCCCAAGCACTTGACCATTGCCACCTCCGTGCTTGGGCACAGGGGTCGCCGCTGTATCGATCACATGGCATTGAGCGACGAGTTCGCAGCCGAATCCCTAAGCGTTATCAGCAACATAGCTGGCAGTAGCAAGCTGTCGGACCATTGCGGCGTTGCTGCCGTCATATCTGTCCAGAGCTAG
- a CDS encoding M48 family metalloprotease, with amino-acid sequence MGHMKMRAPTTGTRIPVALVGLGLAFRIGTFLLWPVMFLGILAICGFVVWGAIETGRYFFLLYILPIPLVGGYICFQAAGLTLKGTGSSELAMVASKADYPALWDMAEQCADMVGAAPPDNILIGMSANFYVTENPVSLLGQWRSPVVEGRSLYVSAPLLRVMKLDETKAVLAHEFAHFTGRDTVYSTQIAPAYASLTSGIHAIKSQIDWSINGIVLVLPMLITLAYHGMFRILDNAISRRRELRCDEIASEVYGRVHISNGLLKVVGYGNLLSENIDGQFVSLMRENRTLHNYPEWFSYFAREESTRSVVSRILSYAAAARTRAADSHPALGARLKALNVSSLLRSPDIDTHYPLSLEFNLEHLEVELTRTYARQLQNYVESELLVNDSCAA; translated from the coding sequence ATGGGGCATATGAAAATGCGCGCACCAACGACCGGCACGCGCATTCCTGTGGCTCTCGTGGGGCTGGGATTGGCCTTTCGGATTGGTACGTTCCTGCTGTGGCCGGTCATGTTTCTAGGAATCCTGGCGATCTGTGGATTTGTCGTCTGGGGAGCAATTGAAACAGGCAGATATTTCTTTCTCTTGTACATACTCCCGATTCCGCTCGTTGGAGGTTACATCTGCTTTCAGGCGGCGGGGCTGACGCTTAAGGGAACGGGAAGTTCCGAACTGGCGATGGTAGCTTCGAAGGCCGATTACCCCGCCCTGTGGGATATGGCCGAACAGTGCGCAGACATGGTCGGGGCCGCTCCGCCCGACAACATTCTGATCGGAATGTCCGCCAATTTCTACGTTACGGAAAATCCGGTGTCGCTATTGGGGCAGTGGCGTTCGCCTGTTGTAGAAGGACGCTCGCTCTATGTCAGTGCCCCGCTTCTCAGGGTGATGAAGCTGGACGAGACAAAAGCTGTGCTTGCGCACGAATTTGCCCACTTCACCGGACGGGACACGGTTTACAGTACGCAGATCGCGCCGGCGTACGCTTCCCTCACAAGCGGCATACACGCCATCAAGTCTCAAATCGACTGGAGCATCAATGGGATTGTGCTCGTCCTCCCGATGCTCATCACCCTCGCATATCATGGAATGTTCCGCATACTCGACAACGCAATTTCGAGAAGGCGCGAACTTCGTTGCGACGAGATAGCCTCGGAAGTCTATGGACGGGTCCACATCAGCAACGGACTGCTGAAGGTTGTGGGCTATGGAAACTTGCTTTCGGAGAACATCGACGGACAGTTCGTCTCACTCATGAGAGAAAACCGGACTTTGCACAATTACCCCGAATGGTTCAGCTATTTTGCTCGGGAAGAGTCGACTAGGTCGGTAGTGAGCAGGATACTCAGCTACGCCGCCGCCGCGAGGACCCGGGCCGCAGACTCTCATCCCGCTCTGGGAGCCCGCCTGAAGGCACTGAACGTGTCGTCCTTGCTTCGCTCACCCGACATCGACACGCACTATCCGCTGTCTCTTGAGTTCAATCTGGAGCATCTTGAGGTGGAACTGACGCGGACTTATGCCCGACAGCTTCAAAACTATGTCGAATCCGAGTTACTAGTGAACGACTCTTGCGCCGCGTGA